One genomic segment of Impatiens glandulifera chromosome 6, dImpGla2.1, whole genome shotgun sequence includes these proteins:
- the LOC124942914 gene encoding FCS-Like Zinc finger 15-like, translating to MVGLSIVLESPNQKGIMRRNPQVINKSSIIKSPITAGSGFLDNCSLCRRKLLPSKDIYMYKGDRAFCSEECRCRQIFMDEEEDDDIVSSSHLKENCGFAAMISSPTASFYSSSSGAAGATSSSGSRKGRNREGAANGSG from the exons ATGGTGGGTCTTAGCATCGTTCTTGAATCACCCAACCAAAAGGGTATTATGAGGAGAAACCCACAAGTTATCAACAAATCATCCATAATCAAATCTCCGATCACCGCCGGTTCTGGGTTTCTCGATAACTGCTCTCTCTGTCGCCGGAAACTCTTGCCTTCCAAAGATATCTACATGTACAA AGGAGATAGGGCTTTCTGTAGCGAGGAATGCAGATGCAggcagatttttatggatgaagaagaagatgacgaCATCGTTTCTAGCTCTCATCTGAAAGAGAACTGTGGGTTTGCCGCCATGATATCGTCGCCAACGGCGtctttttattcttcttcatcGGGAGCTGCCGGTGCTACATCCTCCTCCGGCAGTCGTAAAGGGAGGAACAGAGAAGGCG